In Salisediminibacterium beveridgei, one DNA window encodes the following:
- a CDS encoding efflux RND transporter permease subunit: MQKFAEWITHYHKTVVFIFAVLTIVSAAAIPFVTVNYNINDYLPEDSPSMVAVDVLEEEYGTPMENANVMIKDVSVQEALVYKEELEAIPGVSDVTWLDDMVDLRMPLELVDEGMLETYYKDEHAMFTFIVQEGEELEVTDDVYELIGEENALTGDAVDTAVSQEMAFTETLFAALLLVPIIIIILTLSTTSWVEPLFFLTAIGVSVLINLGSNLFIGEVSFVTNSVAPILQLAVALDYAIFLLHSFSDQRKIHQDPKIAMQKAVRQSFPAIAASAATTFFGFMALALMEFEIGADLGLNLVKGIALSFISVVVFLPALTVWLFKWIDKTQHKPMFPQFRNIGRRVLKLRFISIGIVLILIVPAYLAQQETSFIYGIGEQPEDTRLGTDEQAVDEVFGQTTPILLLVPEGDVPRELAMEQELSSIPAVDSIMSYNEMIGSMIPQEHLDESITEAFLSENYSQVILYTDTASEGDRAFAVVEEVKEVASSYYGDDFHALGESVSLYDIKNIILDDNRVVNIMTVVAIGLVIMITFRSFMLPVILLLTIQSSVWINLAVPYITDTSLVYIGYLVVGTVQLAATVDYAILFTENYMKNRKRMTAKEAITDTLNGKTFSISISAAILSSVGFILFLTSTNPIIGSIGLLIGRGALLAFIMVLFLLPAILLVTDKLVAKTTYKAQFYKEGER, translated from the coding sequence GTGCAGAAATTTGCTGAATGGATTACCCATTACCATAAAACCGTGGTCTTTATTTTCGCTGTGCTGACGATTGTCAGTGCGGCTGCGATTCCCTTTGTCACAGTGAACTATAATATCAATGATTACTTGCCGGAGGATTCCCCGTCGATGGTGGCGGTGGATGTTCTTGAAGAAGAATACGGAACTCCGATGGAAAACGCCAACGTGATGATCAAAGATGTTTCTGTTCAGGAAGCGTTGGTGTATAAAGAAGAGCTTGAAGCCATCCCTGGTGTGTCTGATGTGACCTGGCTTGACGACATGGTGGATCTGAGGATGCCTCTGGAGCTGGTTGATGAGGGCATGCTCGAAACGTACTACAAAGACGAACATGCGATGTTCACCTTTATCGTTCAGGAAGGGGAAGAGCTTGAGGTCACCGATGATGTGTACGAGTTAATTGGGGAAGAGAATGCCCTGACAGGAGACGCTGTGGATACGGCTGTCTCCCAGGAAATGGCCTTCACGGAGACGCTGTTCGCCGCCCTGTTACTCGTACCGATCATCATCATTATTCTGACACTGTCGACGACGTCCTGGGTGGAACCACTGTTCTTTTTGACGGCGATCGGGGTGTCGGTACTGATCAATCTCGGTTCCAATCTGTTCATCGGGGAAGTATCCTTTGTGACCAATTCGGTGGCCCCGATCTTACAACTGGCGGTGGCACTGGATTATGCCATTTTCCTGCTGCACAGTTTCAGTGACCAGCGGAAGATTCATCAGGACCCGAAGATCGCGATGCAAAAGGCCGTGCGACAATCGTTTCCGGCGATTGCAGCCAGTGCGGCAACAACGTTCTTCGGTTTTATGGCGCTTGCACTGATGGAATTTGAAATTGGTGCGGATCTCGGTTTGAACCTCGTCAAAGGGATCGCTCTCAGTTTCATCAGTGTCGTGGTCTTTTTACCTGCCCTGACGGTATGGCTGTTCAAGTGGATTGATAAGACCCAGCATAAACCAATGTTCCCGCAGTTTCGCAATATCGGCAGACGGGTGTTGAAACTTCGGTTTATCTCGATTGGCATTGTGCTGATTCTGATTGTGCCGGCTTACCTTGCCCAGCAGGAAACGAGCTTTATCTATGGCATCGGGGAGCAACCGGAAGATACCCGGCTCGGAACAGATGAACAGGCTGTGGATGAGGTGTTCGGACAGACAACACCGATCCTGCTTCTGGTCCCGGAAGGGGATGTCCCGAGGGAACTGGCAATGGAACAGGAACTGTCTTCGATTCCTGCAGTGGACAGTATCATGTCCTATAACGAAATGATCGGTTCGATGATTCCGCAGGAGCACCTGGATGAATCCATTACAGAAGCCTTTTTGTCGGAGAATTACAGTCAGGTGATCCTCTATACGGACACAGCATCCGAAGGGGACAGGGCCTTTGCCGTGGTGGAAGAAGTGAAAGAAGTGGCTTCATCGTATTATGGGGATGATTTTCACGCATTGGGTGAGAGTGTATCCTTGTACGATATCAAAAACATTATTCTTGATGATAACCGGGTCGTGAATATTATGACCGTGGTGGCTATCGGTCTGGTGATTATGATTACCTTCCGGTCGTTCATGCTCCCGGTGATCCTGCTTTTGACGATTCAGTCATCCGTGTGGATCAACCTGGCCGTGCCTTACATCACGGATACCTCCCTGGTGTACATCGGGTACCTGGTCGTTGGCACGGTACAGCTCGCTGCGACGGTGGATTACGCCATTCTCTTTACGGAAAATTATATGAAAAACCGCAAACGGATGACGGCGAAAGAAGCGATAACGGATACGCTGAACGGGAAAACGTTCTCGATTTCCATTTCAGCCGCCATTCTCTCGAGTGTCGGGTTCATTCTGTTTTTAACGTCGACAAATCCGATCATCGGCTCCATCGGACTCTTAATCGGACGCGGCGCACTCCTTGCGTTTATCATGGTGTTGTTCCTGTTGCCGGCCATTCTGCTGGTGACAGATAAGCTGGTGGCGAAAACGACGTATAAGGCACAGTTTTATAAGGAAGGTGAACGATGA
- the cdd gene encoding cytidine deaminase, translating into MDKETLMQLAREVKQNAYVPYSKFHVGAAFLMKDGQTVTGVNVENVSFGATNCAERTAMFTAMAAGYQKGDFDSVAVAGDTEDFLPPCAICRQVMAELCEPDMQIHLTNAKGEIATYTLREILPLAFTDLDM; encoded by the coding sequence ATGGACAAAGAAACCTTGATGCAACTAGCCCGCGAAGTAAAACAAAATGCGTATGTACCTTATTCGAAATTTCACGTCGGTGCAGCATTTCTCATGAAAGATGGCCAGACCGTTACCGGCGTAAATGTGGAAAACGTATCATTTGGTGCCACAAACTGCGCTGAACGAACAGCGATGTTCACTGCAATGGCTGCCGGGTACCAAAAAGGCGACTTTGATTCCGTTGCCGTTGCCGGCGATACCGAAGATTTCCTTCCCCCCTGTGCAATTTGCCGGCAGGTCATGGCGGAACTTTGCGAGCCGGATATGCAGATCCACCTGACCAACGCCAAAGGCGAAATCGCCACGTACACATTGAGAGAGATTTTACCTCTCGCTTTTACCGACCTCGACATGTAA
- a CDS encoding TetR/AcrR family transcriptional regulator translates to MAAKMDRRVKYTLEVIESSFLELMQQKPLSHITVKELCQKADINRSTFYAHYEDLSALLNAIQDRIIYDAEEMLNTYDYTQDTEALVMTTRLMTYLSDNQRNSQTLFSDHGDTVFQRKLITMAHRHLIQSFTADPAIHEDRHVDYLSTFITQGSIAMIQHWLQKGMKETPEEIAVIITRIAKAGIDDLMNQ, encoded by the coding sequence ATGGCCGCTAAAATGGACCGCCGTGTGAAATACACCTTGGAGGTCATTGAGTCCAGTTTCCTGGAACTGATGCAGCAAAAACCGCTTTCACACATTACGGTCAAAGAGCTTTGCCAAAAAGCTGACATCAACCGCTCCACATTTTATGCCCACTACGAGGATCTCTCGGCCCTCCTGAATGCGATTCAAGACCGGATCATTTACGATGCGGAAGAAATGCTGAATACCTATGACTATACGCAAGACACCGAAGCACTTGTGATGACGACGCGCCTCATGACGTATCTCAGTGACAATCAGCGCAACAGCCAGACCCTGTTCAGCGATCACGGCGATACGGTATTTCAGCGGAAGCTGATTACGATGGCCCACCGTCATCTGATCCAATCCTTCACCGCAGATCCCGCCATTCATGAGGACCGTCATGTGGATTACCTCAGCACCTTCATTACACAGGGAAGCATTGCGATGATTCAGCACTGGCTGCAAAAAGGCATGAAAGAAACCCCGGAAGAGATCGCTGTGATTATTACCCGGATTGCGAAAGCCGGAATCGATGACCTGATGAATCAGTGA
- a CDS encoding DUF2804 domain-containing protein — translation MNAQELTKPAMLCLNNGTLNPESVGWSRTPLITSNIKGDFLRRKKWNYWCITSDAALFSATISHIDYAASLFVYFYDRLTGEFQEKTVTVPFGIGVNMPEEVRESVFYDGRQLTIRMIEKPDTTELFVNAKDFGGKPLDAFLEIKRPEDQESLNVVIPWVATRFQYTAKQPALPAFGTVEWGGYRYHFDHRNHSFACLDFGRGKWPYSSEWNWGSASGKDTSGRTVGLNLGGKWTDETGQNENGVLIDGKLVKIHEDLEWQYDQADLMAPWTMSSRGSDTVKLTFHPTFERLAETNLGVIKSKVNQMFGTYEGMIHTEEYGDVEVKELFGWVEDHEAKW, via the coding sequence ATGAATGCACAGGAATTGACGAAACCCGCGATGCTTTGCCTGAACAACGGGACCTTGAACCCTGAGAGTGTGGGGTGGTCCAGGACCCCCTTGATCACATCCAACATCAAAGGGGATTTTTTACGCCGCAAGAAATGGAATTACTGGTGTATCACAAGTGATGCTGCATTGTTTTCTGCAACGATCAGTCACATCGACTATGCCGCCAGCCTGTTCGTCTACTTCTATGACCGGCTCACCGGAGAATTTCAGGAAAAAACGGTAACTGTCCCGTTTGGTATCGGAGTGAATATGCCGGAAGAAGTCAGGGAATCCGTCTTCTATGATGGACGCCAACTGACGATTCGTATGATTGAAAAACCGGACACCACTGAACTGTTTGTGAATGCAAAGGACTTCGGCGGCAAACCGCTGGATGCCTTCCTGGAAATCAAGAGGCCTGAGGATCAGGAATCGTTAAACGTTGTGATTCCATGGGTGGCAACCCGTTTTCAGTACACGGCCAAACAGCCGGCGCTCCCTGCTTTCGGAACGGTGGAGTGGGGTGGTTACCGGTACCATTTCGATCACCGGAATCACAGCTTTGCCTGCCTCGACTTCGGCAGAGGAAAGTGGCCCTATTCTTCTGAATGGAACTGGGGAAGTGCCTCTGGGAAGGACACGTCAGGACGGACTGTCGGACTGAATCTCGGTGGGAAATGGACCGACGAAACGGGTCAGAACGAAAACGGTGTGCTGATTGACGGGAAGCTGGTGAAGATTCATGAGGATCTTGAGTGGCAGTACGATCAAGCTGACTTGATGGCCCCGTGGACGATGTCGAGCCGTGGATCGGATACGGTCAAACTGACGTTTCATCCAACGTTCGAGCGGTTGGCAGAAACGAATCTCGGAGTGATCAAGTCCAAGGTGAATCAAATGTTCGGCACATATGAAGGCATGATTCATACCGAAGAATACGGTGATGTGGAAGTGAAAGAGTTGTTCGGCTGGG
- a CDS encoding GNAT family N-acetyltransferase produces the protein MFTCNLTDETELRLLEIRHAEALYLLTTSSSAHLREWLPWVDHINHVADSRAFIESGLKQFTHQDGFHAGIWHRGQLAGVIGLHGIHWGNRSTSIGYWIGDRFEGKGLVTMATKALVHHCFDELNLERVEIRVATGNPRSQAIPKRLGFTEEGILRHAEYLYDHYVDHIVYSKLADEHQ, from the coding sequence GTGTTCACCTGTAACCTGACCGATGAAACCGAACTTCGCCTGTTGGAGATCCGCCATGCCGAAGCCCTCTATTTGTTAACAACCTCTTCGAGTGCACATTTGCGGGAATGGCTCCCGTGGGTGGATCATATAAATCACGTGGCTGATTCCAGAGCATTCATCGAGTCCGGCCTGAAACAGTTCACACATCAGGACGGCTTCCACGCCGGCATCTGGCATCGCGGGCAGCTTGCCGGTGTCATTGGCCTGCACGGCATCCATTGGGGGAACCGCTCCACGTCGATCGGCTACTGGATCGGCGACAGGTTCGAGGGGAAAGGCCTCGTCACAATGGCCACAAAAGCGCTCGTTCACCATTGTTTTGATGAATTGAATCTGGAACGGGTGGAAATCCGTGTTGCAACAGGCAATCCGCGCAGTCAGGCAATCCCGAAACGCCTGGGCTTCACGGAGGAAGGGATTCTCCGGCATGCCGAATACCTGTATGATCACTACGTCGACCATATCGTCTACAGTAAACTGGCGGATGAACATCAGTAA
- a CDS encoding SOS response-associated peptidase, whose product MCGRFSLYHQPHLLARRFELQNLEELSLIPRYNIAPSQDVLTVVHDGEAYRGGFLRWGLIPSFAKDKKIGYKMINARAETLHEKPSFSRLLSRRRCVIPADGFFEWQKTDHGKIPLHIKRKDGDLFAMAGLWDRWQEPGGDVITSCTIITTAPNALMAPIHNRMPAMLDTSGEKVWLDRNVTDHQELQNLLQPFEDSLMKAEQVSERVNSPKHDTPECIIPVTQNESD is encoded by the coding sequence ATGTGCGGACGATTCAGCCTGTACCACCAACCCCATCTCCTTGCCCGCCGCTTCGAACTCCAAAACCTTGAAGAACTTTCGCTCATTCCCCGCTACAACATTGCCCCTTCGCAGGACGTCCTGACGGTCGTGCATGATGGCGAAGCGTACCGGGGCGGTTTTCTGCGCTGGGGACTGATCCCGTCTTTTGCCAAAGATAAAAAAATCGGCTACAAAATGATCAATGCCCGTGCAGAAACCCTGCATGAAAAGCCCTCTTTTTCAAGGCTGTTAAGCCGCAGGCGCTGCGTGATCCCGGCAGATGGCTTTTTCGAATGGCAGAAGACCGATCACGGAAAAATCCCGCTCCATATCAAACGGAAAGATGGTGACTTATTTGCCATGGCAGGCCTGTGGGACCGTTGGCAGGAACCCGGGGGTGACGTCATCACCTCGTGTACGATCATCACCACAGCGCCCAATGCCCTGATGGCACCGATTCATAACCGGATGCCCGCCATGCTCGATACATCGGGCGAAAAAGTCTGGCTCGACCGGAACGTGACAGACCATCAGGAGCTTCAGAACCTGTTGCAGCCTTTTGAGGACAGTCTCATGAAGGCTGAACAAGTCTCTGAACGCGTAAACAGTCCGAAACATGACACGCCTGAATGCATCATACCTGTCACTCAAAACGAATCTGACTAA
- a CDS encoding aminoglycoside N(3)-acetyltransferase has translation MTDYIPPQTALNTVESITADLQNLGIVHGEKLLVHVSLSSMGWVNGGSTALIQALMNTLTEKGTLIMPAQSGDLSDPEEWEAPAVPKDWWQTIRDTMPAYDPATTPTRGIGTVAEHFRTFPGVVRSDHPAVSFAAWGKNASVLMADHALEFGLGESSPLATFYNENVRVLMIGCGFESCTAFHLGEYRAPGAKEIMKGAPIMKNGERQWVTYREIELDEERFDALGEVFEATAPVTTGTIGDASCKLFQLTDAVDASSHYFKDYRADTTHPNDRS, from the coding sequence ATGACAGATTATATTCCACCACAAACCGCACTGAATACCGTCGAATCCATCACTGCTGATTTACAGAATCTCGGCATCGTCCACGGAGAAAAATTGCTTGTTCATGTCTCTTTGTCATCAATGGGCTGGGTAAACGGCGGCAGCACTGCGCTGATTCAGGCACTGATGAATACCCTCACCGAAAAAGGGACCTTGATTATGCCTGCACAAAGTGGCGACCTCAGTGATCCGGAGGAATGGGAAGCGCCTGCCGTCCCAAAGGACTGGTGGCAGACCATTCGGGATACCATGCCTGCGTATGATCCCGCAACAACGCCAACAAGGGGCATCGGGACGGTGGCGGAACACTTCCGCACCTTTCCTGGCGTGGTCCGCAGCGATCATCCTGCGGTGTCCTTCGCTGCATGGGGCAAGAATGCTTCGGTTCTGATGGCGGATCATGCCCTTGAATTTGGCCTTGGGGAATCCTCACCTCTCGCCACGTTTTACAATGAGAACGTGCGGGTACTGATGATCGGCTGCGGTTTCGAGTCCTGTACCGCCTTTCACCTTGGCGAATACCGTGCACCTGGTGCCAAGGAAATCATGAAAGGCGCACCGATCATGAAGAATGGGGAGCGCCAGTGGGTCACGTACCGTGAAATTGAACTGGATGAGGAGCGCTTTGATGCGCTCGGCGAAGTGTTCGAGGCAACCGCCCCTGTTACAACCGGAACAATTGGTGATGCCTCCTGCAAGCTGTTTCAACTCACAGATGCCGTAGACGCATCCAGCCACTATTTCAAAGACTACCGAGCCGATACAACACATCCAAATGATAGGAGTTGA
- the ahpC gene encoding alkyl hydroperoxide reductase subunit C, whose product MSMIGTEVQPFTAQAYKNGDFIEVTENSFKGQWTVLCFYPADFTFVCPTELADLQNEYETLKNLGVEVFSASTDTHFTHKGWHDSSETIGKIEYGMIGDPSQALSRQFDVLNEESGLADRGTFIIDPDGVVQAAEINAEGIGRDASTLVNKIKAAQYVRNNPGEVCPAKWEEGEETLTPSLDLVGKI is encoded by the coding sequence ATGTCTATGATCGGAACAGAAGTTCAACCATTTACAGCACAAGCTTACAAGAACGGGGATTTTATCGAAGTAACTGAAAACTCATTCAAAGGACAGTGGACCGTACTTTGCTTCTACCCGGCAGACTTTACATTCGTTTGCCCGACAGAACTTGCGGACCTGCAAAACGAATATGAAACGCTGAAAAATCTGGGCGTTGAGGTATTTTCCGCGTCAACAGACACGCACTTCACACATAAAGGCTGGCACGACAGCTCTGAAACCATCGGGAAAATTGAGTACGGTATGATCGGCGATCCTTCCCAGGCACTCTCCCGCCAGTTTGACGTATTAAATGAAGAATCCGGACTTGCAGACCGCGGTACATTTATCATTGACCCGGACGGCGTGGTTCAGGCTGCTGAAATCAACGCAGAGGGCATCGGCCGTGATGCAAGCACACTGGTAAACAAGATCAAAGCTGCGCAATATGTTCGAAACAACCCAGGTGAGGTCTGCCCGGCAAAATGGGAAGAAGGCGAAGAAACGTTAACCCCAAGTCTTGATCTTGTCGGCAAAATCTAA
- a CDS encoding DUF4317 domain-containing protein, whose product MNKKDIAHIKKQFKPNNDLMTISEIFNVYIMKESSEIYHAEVLPFDLLEEEQKELFLANFKKVLTGQLDEKLFELKFDREADNSSQLILHQGLLTDSTDNWTDEMLKLVHKMLHDKMYDMDIVITFIRGTYMKPVKQTADLTSEESDRDTVYSHGFILCSINKTEDPKKELLFDYIEKEFKYNIVVDPVINLKAPISGFLFPCFNDGAADVNHVLYAAGKAHEPNYPFIEDVLNAEEVTTAQEDKIIFEEIVKSAVGEPMNTTSLSNVYSEIHRVVEENEEDDAPRLDSKDVEEVLKVSGFSDVDSEKVEAAFESIVDDKNYDFKATSVMPKYQSKSIKIKTKAADISISPEDLRHVRQVDIDGRIYLMVEVPEATMIEGFEMIPEALFTKIDPDEDQ is encoded by the coding sequence GTGAATAAAAAAGACATTGCCCATATCAAAAAGCAGTTCAAACCGAACAATGACCTGATGACGATTTCGGAGATTTTCAACGTGTATATTATGAAAGAGTCCAGCGAGATCTACCACGCAGAGGTTCTGCCCTTCGACCTGCTCGAAGAAGAACAAAAAGAATTATTCCTCGCCAACTTCAAAAAAGTGCTGACCGGCCAGCTCGACGAGAAGCTGTTCGAATTAAAATTCGACCGTGAAGCCGATAACAGCAGCCAGCTCATCCTTCACCAGGGCCTCCTGACCGACAGCACCGATAACTGGACCGATGAAATGCTGAAACTCGTCCATAAAATGCTTCATGACAAAATGTATGACATGGATATCGTCATCACCTTCATCCGTGGCACTTATATGAAGCCGGTCAAACAGACTGCAGATCTCACCTCTGAAGAGAGTGACCGGGACACGGTCTATTCCCACGGCTTTATCCTCTGCAGCATCAACAAGACCGAGGATCCGAAAAAAGAACTCCTTTTCGATTACATCGAGAAGGAATTCAAATACAATATTGTCGTGGATCCTGTGATCAACCTGAAAGCACCGATCTCCGGCTTTCTCTTCCCATGCTTCAATGACGGCGCTGCGGACGTGAATCATGTCCTCTACGCTGCAGGCAAGGCCCATGAACCGAACTATCCATTTATCGAAGACGTCTTAAACGCCGAGGAAGTGACGACGGCACAGGAGGACAAAATCATCTTCGAAGAAATTGTGAAGAGTGCCGTAGGTGAACCGATGAATACGACATCACTCTCCAATGTGTACAGTGAAATTCACCGGGTCGTCGAAGAGAACGAAGAAGACGATGCCCCCCGGCTTGACAGCAAGGATGTGGAAGAGGTGCTGAAAGTGAGCGGCTTTTCCGACGTGGACAGCGAAAAAGTGGAAGCCGCGTTCGAATCCATTGTCGACGATAAGAACTACGACTTCAAAGCAACGAGCGTCATGCCGAAATACCAGTCCAAGTCCATCAAAATCAAAACGAAGGCTGCGGACATTTCCATCAGTCCTGAAGATCTTCGCCATGTGCGTCAGGTGGATATCGACGGTCGGATCTACCTTATGGTGGAAGTGCCGGAAGCGACGATGATTGAAGGTTTTGAAATGATCCCCGAGGCCTTGTTTACAAAAATCGATCCGGATGAGGACCAATGA
- a CDS encoding YhgE/Pip domain-containing protein encodes MMKRWKEATLAVLLVTPAYVGLASGNVPEETSADPDIEGEQSAKEEVIYGNLNANGSLSDLYVVNMLDVTSPGKVTDYGSYDEVTNLTNLNDIVLDRDEVEVVADEGLFYYQGNLHEAELPWYIAITYRLDGEAVEAEDLAGAEGLLHVRVETRENQDMDPTFYENYTLQVAMGFDASVANVVEAPDATIANAGKERQLSYTVMPEADGDMEFFANVNDFEMNAIEIAAIPMTLAMEDPDTEEMTGELRDLSDGIADIHDGVGDLNSGVGDVNDGLRSLADGSSDYLSGMQEVDAFSGGLVHGSAEIRDGLKELNRELSGASFSPDLSGLTELTDGLGELSQGIEELSGGLDLLDVNYSEAKQVLDEAIGAIPEGALSEEEIKSLYMEVEDPEILDELVDNYEAAQRVKATYSEIQEAFDAVSSTLAEATGGLGEIVYGIDQMADEIAAAMQELENPEALEQLEQLEAGVAQLTGSYQDFHHGLVSYTDGVGDLADHYSEIDSGVDEVTSGTSELGEGTSDLTEGTAELRNNTTDLPEQIQDEVDQMMAEYDKSDYEPVSFVSDKNDQVGVVQFVLRTEAIELPDEEDDELEEDEDENWFDRILQLFN; translated from the coding sequence ATGATGAAAAGATGGAAAGAGGCGACGCTTGCGGTTCTCCTGGTTACGCCTGCCTATGTAGGTCTCGCGAGCGGCAATGTGCCTGAAGAGACGTCGGCAGATCCGGATATCGAGGGCGAACAGTCTGCCAAAGAAGAAGTGATTTACGGGAATCTGAATGCCAATGGTTCGTTGTCGGATTTGTATGTGGTGAATATGCTTGACGTGACATCCCCGGGGAAGGTGACAGATTATGGCTCATACGATGAAGTGACGAATCTGACCAACCTGAATGATATCGTCTTGGACAGGGATGAAGTAGAGGTTGTTGCAGATGAAGGCTTGTTTTACTATCAAGGCAATCTGCATGAAGCCGAGCTCCCGTGGTACATTGCCATTACGTATCGACTTGACGGGGAAGCGGTGGAAGCAGAGGATCTTGCGGGAGCAGAGGGGTTACTGCATGTCCGGGTTGAAACCAGAGAGAACCAGGACATGGATCCGACTTTTTATGAAAACTATACCTTGCAAGTAGCCATGGGATTTGACGCATCGGTGGCCAATGTCGTGGAAGCCCCGGATGCTACGATTGCAAACGCAGGGAAGGAACGGCAGTTGTCCTATACGGTCATGCCCGAGGCCGATGGGGATATGGAATTCTTCGCAAATGTGAATGACTTTGAAATGAACGCCATTGAAATTGCAGCGATCCCCATGACGCTTGCCATGGAAGATCCGGACACAGAGGAGATGACCGGGGAACTGCGGGATCTGAGCGACGGCATCGCTGATATCCATGACGGCGTTGGCGATTTGAACAGCGGTGTCGGAGATGTAAATGATGGGTTACGCAGTCTGGCGGACGGCTCTTCGGATTATTTGAGCGGCATGCAGGAAGTTGACGCGTTTTCAGGTGGTCTGGTTCATGGTTCCGCAGAAATCCGTGATGGTCTGAAGGAACTGAACCGGGAATTGTCCGGTGCTTCGTTTTCACCGGATCTGAGTGGGTTGACCGAATTGACCGATGGGCTCGGGGAATTATCTCAGGGGATTGAAGAGCTGAGTGGTGGTCTTGACCTGTTGGATGTGAATTACAGTGAAGCCAAACAGGTGTTGGATGAGGCCATAGGAGCAATTCCTGAAGGGGCTTTGTCTGAAGAGGAGATTAAGTCGCTCTATATGGAAGTGGAAGATCCGGAAATTCTCGATGAATTGGTGGACAATTATGAGGCTGCACAGCGTGTCAAAGCAACCTACAGTGAAATTCAGGAAGCCTTTGATGCAGTGAGCTCAACGTTGGCTGAGGCAACAGGCGGACTTGGTGAAATTGTATATGGAATTGATCAGATGGCCGATGAAATTGCTGCGGCCATGCAGGAACTGGAGAACCCCGAGGCCCTTGAGCAGCTTGAACAGCTCGAGGCAGGTGTGGCGCAATTAACCGGGAGCTACCAGGACTTCCATCACGGTCTTGTATCCTACACGGACGGTGTCGGAGACCTGGCTGACCATTACAGTGAAATCGACAGCGGTGTGGATGAGGTGACCTCAGGGACATCGGAGCTTGGTGAGGGAACATCCGACTTGACGGAAGGTACAGCAGAGCTGAGGAACAATACGACAGATTTGCCGGAACAGATTCAAGATGAAGTGGATCAGATGATGGCAGAGTATGATAAATCCGATTATGAGCCGGTGTCCTTCGTGTCAGACAAAAATGACCAGGTCGGTGTGGTCCAGTTTGTTCTCAGAACTGAAGCGATTGAGCTGCCGGACGAAGAAGATGACGAGCTGGAAGAGGATGAGGATGAGAACTGGTTTGACCGGATCTTGCAGCTGTTTAACTGA
- a CDS encoding OsmC family protein, translated as MAKATFKATTQLHEGTKVTARSRNFELTIDEPEYLGGTDTGMNPVEAVLCALGACQAIVARVYASQFDITFSDLWLDVEGDLDPDGFMNKSDVRPGYSEIRYTMHIKTDAPKDKVDEFVRFVESKCPVGDSLENNVKMKLSEVVIEK; from the coding sequence ATGGCAAAAGCGACGTTTAAAGCCACTACACAGCTTCATGAAGGCACGAAGGTAACAGCACGTTCACGGAATTTCGAACTGACCATCGATGAACCCGAATACCTGGGCGGAACGGATACCGGTATGAATCCGGTGGAAGCTGTTCTTTGTGCCCTTGGCGCTTGCCAGGCCATTGTTGCACGCGTTTACGCATCGCAGTTTGACATTACGTTCAGTGACCTGTGGCTCGATGTGGAAGGGGATCTCGATCCAGACGGTTTCATGAACAAATCCGATGTGAGACCAGGGTATTCGGAAATCCGCTACACGATGCATATCAAGACCGATGCCCCGAAAGACAAAGTGGATGAATTTGTCCGTTTTGTTGAATCGAAATGTCCTGTAGGTGATTCATTGGAAAACAACGTGAAAATGAAACTCAGCGAAGTTGTAATCGAAAAATAA